One window of Cryobacterium arcticum genomic DNA carries:
- a CDS encoding metallophosphoesterase family protein has translation MIKTPLVPEAETHVVVAGDWHGNIDWVGRAIPSIARDTIGVRTILHLGDFGIWAGVRGRKYLDAVDFWCGKAGISRVLVTPGNHEDWKWLKSEFDSQPGQPVKLSSAVEVLPRGYRFTIANKTFASFGGAASVDFEQRTAGIGWFPGELPTEHDVAHAVAGGYADILLTHETVDGGTAATESVLNRNPMGWSPEALAYSSRSRELVTQVWEGIAPKVLFHGHMHAADEITLPSGQQVISLGRDGQAKNLALLELSTLHWQWLEGPRKAPRVRRTRDWVTQYMTRPDCENTAD, from the coding sequence TTGATCAAGACCCCGCTAGTCCCGGAAGCCGAGACGCATGTTGTGGTGGCCGGCGACTGGCACGGAAATATCGACTGGGTCGGCAGGGCCATTCCATCTATTGCCCGCGACACCATTGGGGTCAGAACGATCCTCCACCTCGGAGACTTTGGGATTTGGGCGGGCGTGCGTGGCCGCAAGTACCTCGATGCCGTCGATTTCTGGTGCGGGAAGGCCGGCATCTCTAGAGTGCTCGTCACACCTGGAAACCACGAGGACTGGAAATGGCTCAAGAGTGAATTCGACTCGCAGCCCGGGCAACCAGTAAAGCTGAGTTCCGCTGTCGAGGTACTCCCCCGCGGCTATCGATTCACGATCGCCAACAAGACCTTCGCGTCCTTCGGCGGTGCCGCCTCCGTTGACTTTGAGCAGCGTACAGCGGGCATCGGCTGGTTCCCCGGTGAACTACCCACGGAACACGACGTTGCGCATGCCGTCGCTGGTGGCTACGCGGACATCCTTCTCACGCACGAAACCGTTGACGGTGGCACTGCCGCTACGGAATCCGTGCTCAACCGCAATCCAATGGGCTGGAGCCCCGAAGCCCTGGCCTATTCGAGCCGGTCGCGCGAGCTCGTCACGCAGGTCTGGGAAGGTATCGCGCCGAAGGTGCTGTTTCACGGTCACATGCACGCGGCCGACGAGATCACCCTGCCTTCCGGGCAGCAAGTCATTTCCCTAGGCCGTGATGGCCAGGCGAAGAATCTCGCTCTCCTCGAGTTATCGACCCTGCATTGGCAGTGGCTCGAGGGCCCACGCAAGGCGCCGCGGGTTCGACGGACGCGAGACTGGGTGACCCAGTACATGACACGGCCTGACTGCGAGAATACCGCTGACTGA
- a CDS encoding DUF4145 domain-containing protein, whose amino-acid sequence MLNNASNILMDTANIVVWHPTFVSSREFPDVPIHVARCASEAFQAAGIGAFIAAILMARTTIEATAKSQAITKGNLIAKIDAMASAQLIRPALREAAHAIRHLGNDMAHGDIEDPPAQVDAEDVLKLMAMILTEVFEAAALTKAIMERRAQ is encoded by the coding sequence GTGCTCAACAACGCAAGCAACATTCTTATGGACACCGCGAACATCGTCGTGTGGCACCCGACTTTTGTGTCGTCGCGTGAATTCCCGGACGTTCCGATACATGTCGCAAGGTGTGCATCCGAGGCCTTCCAGGCGGCTGGAATCGGCGCCTTCATTGCAGCGATACTTATGGCACGAACGACGATTGAAGCAACCGCGAAAAGCCAAGCGATCACCAAAGGCAACCTGATCGCAAAGATAGACGCTATGGCATCCGCTCAGCTGATTCGCCCGGCGCTTCGAGAGGCCGCGCACGCGATCCGGCATCTCGGCAATGACATGGCTCACGGGGATATTGAAGACCCCCCGGCGCAGGTGGACGCCGAAGACGTTCTCAAGCTAATGGCAATGATCCTCACCGAGGTGTTCGAAGCGGCGGCGCTCACCAAAGCGATCATGGAGAGACGCGCACAGTAA
- a CDS encoding DUF4190 domain-containing protein has translation MSVAKHQLDGFFSRIAFPIDVEDLKVDRNGARVSALRISVPAIGYSRDWATESRLWVSDPTSESNDFSLPNVTPVKASDPIQYLGVAIVAEILVTAQGQFKLAAHASAETPAMAYVQACVAFLTATVPQQLTGPYASGISAYGVGEVRKHFDPFMRWLDAWANEARIVQSDRVPHASADGAPDNRSALSSVTKSPTSLVPQGEMTFEQFKVSFGSTSSREALGYAMNQAEANWFLASEANLHAYYVKWLSEPRPATAREPRPSPRAGSPYTPQSTWALPAPQLDFSRTPGRVGGFILTILGIFFVTVPLICLPLSITGLVQSVRARNRIPPGAPGRGLTIAGVTIGIVAISLTSLLMLAAISGALLNNS, from the coding sequence GTGAGCGTCGCCAAACATCAGCTTGACGGCTTTTTCTCGCGAATCGCATTCCCGATAGACGTGGAGGACTTGAAGGTCGACCGAAATGGCGCACGAGTCAGTGCCCTGCGTATTTCCGTGCCAGCCATTGGTTACTCCCGCGATTGGGCCACAGAATCGCGATTGTGGGTGTCCGATCCGACCAGCGAATCCAATGATTTCTCGCTCCCAAACGTGACACCAGTCAAGGCTAGTGATCCGATTCAATACCTAGGCGTGGCTATCGTTGCCGAGATATTGGTCACTGCCCAGGGCCAGTTCAAGTTGGCAGCTCACGCGTCGGCTGAGACGCCAGCGATGGCCTACGTGCAGGCTTGCGTCGCGTTTCTAACCGCAACGGTCCCCCAACAATTGACGGGGCCATATGCATCTGGAATCTCGGCGTACGGCGTCGGCGAGGTCCGGAAGCACTTCGACCCATTCATGCGCTGGCTTGATGCATGGGCGAATGAAGCCCGTATCGTCCAGAGCGACCGCGTTCCGCATGCAAGTGCCGACGGAGCGCCGGACAACAGGTCCGCCCTCAGCAGCGTTACCAAATCACCGACGAGCCTCGTGCCCCAAGGAGAAATGACCTTCGAACAATTCAAGGTTTCCTTCGGCTCGACGAGCTCTAGGGAAGCACTCGGCTATGCGATGAATCAAGCAGAGGCGAACTGGTTTCTGGCATCTGAGGCGAATCTCCATGCCTATTACGTCAAGTGGCTGTCAGAACCCAGGCCAGCCACAGCAAGGGAACCTCGTCCATCGCCCCGGGCTGGTTCGCCGTACACCCCGCAATCGACCTGGGCTCTCCCGGCTCCGCAGCTCGATTTCTCGAGGACGCCCGGCCGGGTAGGCGGCTTCATCCTTACGATCCTCGGGATCTTCTTCGTTACCGTGCCGCTCATCTGCCTCCCTCTTTCGATCACCGGCCTCGTCCAATCTGTGCGAGCCCGGAATAGGATTCCACCCGGAGCGCCGGGCCGAGGACTCACCATTGCCGGGGTCACTATCGGAATCGTGGCCATATCGCTCACATCGCTACTGATGTTGGCCGCCATCTCCGGAGCCCTCCTCAATAACTCTTGA